Part of the Micromonospora rhizosphaerae genome is shown below.
TGCTGTTCCAGATCACGATTCCGCAGATCGCCACGACCCTCGCGCTGACCGTGCTGCTGCGGGTCATCTGGATCTTCAACTTCCCGGACATCATCTGGGCGATGACCGGGGGAGGACCCGCCAACCAGACTCACATCGTCACCACCTGGATGATCGAGACAACTCAACGTGGTGACTACGGGCATGCCTCGGCGATCGGCCTGATCGTCGTCGCCGTGCTCCTCGTGTTCAGCGCCTTCTATTTGTTGGCCCTGCGTGAACGGAAGGTGGTTCGATCGTGACGTCACGTCAATCCGTCGCGGGCCAGGTCATCCGGGTTCTCTTCCTGACCCTGTGGGCCGTGATCACCCTGTTCCCGATGTACTGGATCACGATCACCTCGTTCAAGGCGCCGGGCGCGATCTTCAGCTACCCGCTGGCGTACTGGCCGAAGGAGTTCTCGCTGGAGAACTACATCGGACTGTTCCAGAAGGCGCAGTTCGGTACGTACATCCTGAACAGCCTGACGGTGTCGACCGCTGCCGCGGCCGCGGCCACGCTGATCGCGATGCTCTCCGGTTACGTGCTCGCCCGGTTCGAGTTCCGTAGCAAGTCGGCGGTGCTGCTGGCCTTCCTGGTCACGCAGATGATCCCGTCGTTCATCGCGCTCGGGCCGCTGTACCTGCTGATGGTCCAGTTGGGACTGGTCGACCAGAAGCTGGGTCTGGTGCTGATCTACATCGCCGTCTGCATCCCGGTGAGCACCGTCATGCTACGCGGCTTCTTCGCCAATGTGCCGGATGCGTTGGAGGAAGCGGCCCTGATCGACGGCTGCTCCCGCCTCAAGGCGCTCTTCCGGGTCATCGTGCCGGTCATGAAGCCGGGGATTATCGCGGCGTTCATCTTCAACTTTGTGAACTGCTGGAATGAGCTGTTCCTGTCGGTCACGCTGATGAACAGCGACGAGAACCGCACCATCCCGACGGCGCTGAACGCCTTCATCACCAGTTTCAACATCGAGTGGTCGTCGATGGCGGCGGCGGCGGTACTGACCATCCTCCCCACGATGGTTCTCTTCGCCTTCGCCAGCCGGTACATCGTCCAAGGGCTCACCGCCGGCGCGGTCAAGGGCTGAGCGCGCCGGCCAGTCCGGGCACGACCAACTGAACGGAGACTCTGATGTCCCGTGTCTGCTTCACCCTGCAGGTCGACCCGTCACGGCTCGAGGAGTACCGTGCCCGGCACGCGGCAGTGTGGCCCGAGATGCTCGCCGCGCTACGCGACGCCGGCTGGCGCGATTACACGCTTCATCTCCGGGAGGACGGACTGCTCGTCGGTGTTCTGGTGACGGACGGCTTCGCGGCCGCGCAGGCGGCGATGGAGCGCACCGATGTCAACCGGCGCTGGCAGGCCGAGATGGCGCACTTCTTCCCCCAGCTCGCCGACGGGCGCGCCGATCGCGGGATGCATGTTCTGGACAAGGTGTTCAACCTCGAAGCCCACCTGGCCCTGCGCCTGCCGAATATCTCGTCCGTGCAGCTCAAGCGGCGTGTTGGTATTCGTGGAGGACGCCGCCGAGTCGGTCTCGTCGGCGTATGTCGAGGTGGGCGATTCGTCCCCGATCTGTGATTGGTGCGGGGACAGCTCGTAGGGGTGCGGCTTGCATCATGGTCTGGTGGGCGCGGTGGGTGTTGTAGAACTGCTCGTACTGGCGTAGCGCGTGGCGTAGGTGGCGTTCGTTCCAGATCAGGGTGCGGTCGAGCAGCTCGTGGCGGCAGGACTGCACCCATCTCTCCATGATCGCGTTCATTCTCGGGATCCGAACGCCGCAGCAGACGGTCTGGATGCCGGCGTCGGCGAGGACCTCGTCGATGATGGCGGGGAACTTCCCGTCCCGGTCCCTGATCAGGTAGCGCGCCCGGCAGCCCGCGTCCTCGAGATCCATCACGAGGTTCTTGATGGCCTGCCCGACCCAGCCCGCCGTCGGATGCGCGGTGGTGCCGAGGACGCGGATACGGCGGTTGGCGTGCTCGATGACCGCGAGGATGTATTGGCGCTGCCCGGTGAGGGGGACGGTCTCGATGAAGTCGCAGCCGAGCAGCGTCTCGGCTTGGGAGCGCAGGAAGCCGGCCCAGGTCGTGCTGCCGCGCTGGGGCGCGGGGTCAATGCCCTCACTCTTGAGAATCTCCCAGACGGTGGAGGCAGCGACCTTGATACCGAGGGTGGCGAGCTCGCCGTGCACCCGCCGGTAACCCCAGTTCGGGTTCTCCCTGACCAGTCGCAGCACGAGGACGCGGATGGAGCGGACGGTGGGCGGACGTCCGGGACGCTTGAGGCGGCAGGTGCGTGCGCGACGGCGGTTCATCAGGTCCCGGTGCCAGCGCAGGACGGTGTCCGGTCGCACCAGCAGCCGCAGTCGGCGCAGCACCCGGCGGGGCAGAGGCGCGAGAAGGGCGGCGAGGAAGACCCGGTCCTCGGGCGCGAACTTCACCCGGTCAGCACCGAGTTGCCGCTCCAGAACGGTGATCTGATGCCGCAAAGCCAGAATCTCCACGTCCTTGTCCCGATCCCCCACCGGCAGCAGCCGCAGCGCGGCGAACGCGTTCGTGACGGTCAGATAGGCCAGGCGCAGCAGCACGAGAGATCATCCTGCTCCGTTCCGCTACCGCTTTGACGGCCGGGGCCACGAGTTGGCCATGAGGAGCCAGGCAGAGCCCGCCACCTGCACGGATGGCATTTTCGGCAGGCGGACACCTGTCACACGCCGTCGTCGACTCCGGCCTTGAGCGCAAGATCTGCGCCGTGCTGGATGCACACGACGAGGTGCAGGCCTGGGTCAAGAACCACAAGCTGTTCCTGGAAATCCCGTACCTCTACTTCGGCATCACTCACCGCTACCGCCCGGACTTCGTTGTCCGAATGAGGAGCGGCCTGACTGTGCTCCTTGAGGGCAAGGGAAACCCTGACGAGAAGGATGACGCCAAAGCGACCGCCGCCCGGCGTTGGATTGAGGCCGCCAACACCTGGAATGGCCTCGGCACCTGGATCCACCACGTCTGCTACGATCCGGCCACGCTCGACGCAGACCTGAGCGCGCTTCACGGGTCCGGCCGGGCGCCGGCGCCCCGGGGCGAGATGTTCCCGCAACCGTCCGATGAAGAACACGGCGAGGACCTTCGCAGGCATGGGCGACCTGACCGGCGCGCCACGCGATGAGAAGCACGGCGAGCTCGTGAAGGTAATGCCAACCGCGGCGACCATCAGCTGATGAGCCTCGACCTAACCCTGCTGACCGCCTTCTTCACAGACGTGAAACGTACGAACGGCAGCCGATCCTCGGCGAGGAGTGCTTCGGTTCCGGCCGCCATCTTGGTGGAAGGTGCGGGAGGAGATTGGTTGGGGTGGCGACTCAGGGTCCCCCGAGCCGCCGCCGTGATCCGTCCTTCTATAGCGTGACGGGACGAAGGACCTCCTCCAACTCGGTGTGGGGAAGGCCGTGTGCGTTCGCTACCAAACCGTTTGTGAGCCCACCGGCGTAGGTGTTCAATCCCCGGGCCAGGGCGGGGTCGTCTTGCAGCGCCTTCCTCCAGCCCTTGTTTGCGATCGCGACGCTGTGCCGCAGCGTCGCGTTGGTCAGGGCATGGGTCGATGTCTGAGGCACCGCACCGGGCATGTTCGCGACGCAGTAGAACACCGTGTCGTGTACCCGATAGGTCGGGTCGGCATGAGTGGTGGGGCGGCTGTCCTCGAAGCACCCGCCCTGGTCAATGGAGACGTCCACCAGCACAGCGCCCGGCTTCATTCGCGAGACCAGACTGTTGGACACGAGCGTCGGCGCCTTGGCTCCGGGCACCAGCACAGCTCCGATCACCAGGTCTGCGTCGAGAACAGCCTTCTCGACCTCGAACCGGTTTGACGTGACGGTGCGCACCCGGCCGCGGTACACCTCGTCAGCGGCGCGCAGCCGGTCGACGTCGAGATCGAGCAGGGTGACCTCAGCGCCGAGGCCGACGGCGATTGCGGTGGCGTTCATGCCCGACACGCCAGCGCCGAGGACAACCACCTTGGCCGGCTGGGTGCCGGGTACGCCTCCGGGCAGGATCCCGCGGCCGCCGCCTGAGCGCATTAGGTGGTAGGCGCCCACCTGGGGGGCCAGTCGACCCGCGACCTCGCTCATAGGGGCCAGGAGCGGGAGCCGGCCGTCCGGGGTCTGGACGGTCTCGTACGCGATGGCGGTGACGTTCTTTTCGAGCAACGCTTCGGTGCACGGGCGGGAGGCGGCCAGGTGGAGGTAAGTGAACAGCACCTGGCCGTCGCGCATCCTGTCGTATTCGCTTGCGACCGGCTCCTTGACTTTCAGGATGAGGTCGCCTTCTGCCCAGACGTCGTCCGCGGTGTCCAGGATCTTCGCTCCGGCGCCGAGGTAGTCCTCGTCGAGGATTGCTGAGCCGACGCCGGCTCCGGACTGCACGAACACGTCGTGGCCGTGGCTTGAGAGTTCGTGCGCGCCTGCTGGGGTGAGGGCGACGCGGTACTCGTGGTTCTTGACTTCGGCTGGCACGCCGATCTTCATGACAGACTGGCCTTTCATGGTTCGGGGGGCGATCAACATGCCCGGTCGTGCGGCGCGGGCACCGAGGGGGAATCGACGCCCGCGCCGCAGTTCCAGGCGCGACCTGGATTGGTGACTCAGCTCTGGCGCAGCGCGTCTTGGTGACTGCTCTTGCTGGTCGGTGCCAGAGCGAGGGTGAGTGCTGCACCCGCGGCGGCGGCCACAAGGTAGAAGCTGGGTGCGACCTGGCTGCCTGTCCGGTCGATCAAGTAGGTCGCGATGAACGGTGCGGTCCCGCCGAAGATCATGACCGAGGCGTTGTATCCGATGGACACTGAGCTTGCGCGGACTCGGGTCGGGAACATTTCAGCCATGTAGGCGAACAGCGGGGCGGCGCCAGCGGCGATTAGAGCTCCCAGCGTCGCACCGCCTGTGATCGCGGCCGCGACGCCTCCCTGGGCGATGAACAGGAACGCCGGGTAGGTGACCACGACGAGAGCGACGCTGGCCCCGATGAGCACCGGCTTGCGGCCGACCCGGTCGGAGAGGGCGCCCCACAGCGGCAGGGCGACGATGTGGGTGATCAGGGCCGCCGATGTGATGGCGAGCATGGATCCGGTATCGAAGTGGGCGACTCCCTTCAGGTACGTGGGCATGTAGCTCATGACCACGTAGAAGCCGACTCCGTAGGTGAGTGTGGCGCCGAAAGCCACCGCGATCCACTTGAACTGTCCGGTGACACTGGACCGGAGTGGCGCCGGATCGGCCTCCGCTGCGGAGACCAGGGCCCGGAACATCGGGGTGTCTTCGATCTTGAGTCGGAGGTACAGGCCGATCATGCCGAGCGGCAGTGCGATCAGGAACGGAACTCGCCAGCCCCAGGAGTTCATCCCGTCCTTGGACAGGTTCGCGGTGAGGACCGCCATCAAAACGGCGCCGAAGAGCAGGCCGGTGGCCGAGGCCGCCGGCAGCAGGCTCGACAGCAGCCCCCGTCGGTTGCCCGGGGCGTACTCGTTGATGAAGGAGGCAGCACCGGCGATCTCGCCGCCGGCGGAGAAGCCCTGAAGCAGTCGGGCGGTGAGGAGGAGGACCGGGGCAAGGACGCCGACGCTGGTGTAGGTGGGGAGCACCCCGATGGCGAACGTCGAGAGCGACATGAGCACCACGACGGTGGCCAGACAGCGCTGTCGCCCGATGCGATCACCGAGAGAGCCGAAGAAGAGACCGCCGAGGGGGCGGGCGAAGAACGCCACGGCGAACGTCGCAAACACGGCGAGCAACGCGGCGGTCGGATTCGAGGAGCTGAAGAACACTACTGCGAGGGTGGTGGCCACGTAGGCGTAGACGCCGTAGTCGTACCACTCGACGAAGTGGCCGATGACGCCGGCGATCACCGCGCGCTTGAGGGTGGAGGGGTCGGCTGTCGGCGGGGACGGTTGAGTGAGGGTCTGTGTCATGGGGGTGCCTCTCTCGATGTGCGTCTCTCTGGTTGTTCGTGATCAAGAACCGTGGTGGTCAGTGACTGCGAGGCAGTCACCGGGCGTGGGTGGCCTACAGGTCGCGGAAGTGCGCCCAGAGGTTCGATTTCTCCTCGACGCCGATGCCGGGGTGGTCGAGGACCTTCACCCGGCCCCCGTTGACCGGCGTGCTGTCGAGGAACCCTCCGACGGGCTGGAAGACGCCTGGGTAGCATTCGGTCCCGCCGAGTCCGAGCCCTGCGGCCAGCGCGAGGTTGAGCTGGTGACCGCCGTGGGGGATGAAGCGGTCACGGCGCCAGCCGTTGCTCTCGGCATCGGCGACCATGCGGATGAACTCGGTCGGCCCGTAGCTCAAGGCGGGGTCCATCTGCAGCCAGTCGCGATCGGGGCGCATCCCGGCGTAGCGGATGAGGTTGCGCGAGTCCTGGACCGAGAACAGGTTCTCGCCCGTCGCGAGCGAGCCCGAATAGGTACGGGCGAGCTCGGCGTTCAGCGCGTAGTCGAGGGGGTCGCCGGCTTCCTCGTACCAGAGCAGTCCGAACGGAGTGAGCATCTCGCCGTAGGCCAAGGCGGTGTCGAGGTCGAATCGGCCGTTGGCGTCCACGGCGACACGGGCACCGTCGCCGACGGCTTCCACCACGGCGGCGATCCGCTCGGCGTCCTCCGTCAGCGGGGCCCCGCCGATCTTCATCTTGACGTGCTCGAAGCCTTGCCCAAGGTAGCTGGTCATCTCTGCGACCAGTGCGTCCGGTCCGGACCCCGGTTGGTAGTAGCCACCGGCGGCGTACACCCAAACGCTGTCGGCCACCGCACCGTTGCCGAACCTGTCGGCGAACAGCTGGGCAAGCGACTGGCCGCGGAGCTTGGCGGCAAGGTCCCACATCGCCGCATCCACGGCGCCGATGGCGACGCTGCGGTCTCCGTGGCCTCCCGGCTTTTCGCCTTCGAACATGATGGCGTTGGCCCGCACCGGGTCCAGGTCACCGGTCTCCGGGTCGAGGAGGGCTTTCGCCTCCGCCCGCATGAGCCGGGGGATGGCACGATTGCGGATGATCTCCCCTTGTGCATAGCGGCCGGGGGACGAGAATCCGTACCCGGTCACCGGTCGCGCGTCCCGGATGACATCGGACTCGACGGCGACGATGGAGGCGGTCATGGTGGAGAAGTCCACGTAGGCGTTGCGGATTTCCGCGGCCAACGGGATCTCCCGTTCGCGAATTGACGTGATGCGCATGTCTGGTCAGTTCTCCTGTTGTCCTAGCCGAGGCGGAAGGGGTCGCGTCCGGCCGCGTCGCTGGTGTTGATCCACACGGCCTTGTCTTCGAGGTAGGCCTCGATCGCCTCGATGCCGTTTTCTCTGCCGATGCCGCTTGCGCCGAAGCCGCCGTAGGGCATCTCGTAGCTGACGGTTCGGTAGGAGTTGACCCAGACCGTTCCGGCGCGCAATGCCTTCGCCATGCGATGTGCGCGGCCGACGCTCCGTGTCCACACCCCAGCCGCAAGGCCGTACGAGGAGTCGTTCGCCAGACGGATCGCGTCCTCTTCGTTGCTGAACGGAATGACGGCGACGACCGGTCCGAACACTTCCTCGCGCGCGATCCGCATCTGGTTGTCGACGTTGCCGAGGACTGTTGGTTCGATGAACAGCCCGTCCCGGAGTTCGGCGCTGCAGGGCCGTCGCCCTCCTGAGAGGAGCTCGGCACCGTCCTGGGTCGCGATCTCGACGTACCGCTGCACCTTTTCGAGCTGAGCCTGGAAGGCCACCGGGCCCATCTCGGAGTCGGACGCCAACGGGTCACCCAGTCGGATGGTCGCTGCACGTTCGACCAGGGCTGCGACGAACTCGTCGTGGATGTCCTTGTGCACGAGGACTCGCGACCCTGCTGCGCAGGTCTGGCCGGTCGCGGCGAAGATGCCAGCTATGGCGCCGTTGACGGCGTCAGCGAGCGGCGCGTCCTCGAAGATGATATTGGGCGACTTGCCGCCCAGTTCCAGGGTCACGCGCTTCAGGTCGGCGATGGCGGCCTGCCCGACCTGGGAGCCGATGTCGACGGACCCG
Proteins encoded:
- a CDS encoding L-rhamnose mutarotase, with product MSRVCFTLQVDPSRLEEYRARHAAVWPEMLAALRDAGWRDYTLHLREDGLLVGVLVTDGFAAAQAAMERTDVNRRWQAEMAHFFPQLADGRADRGMHVLDKVFNLEAHLALRLPNISSVQLKRRVGIRGGRRRVGLVGVCRGGRFVPDL
- a CDS encoding aldehyde dehydrogenase; amino-acid sequence: MPDQLFINGEWVTPADGGSRPSVDPFTSKPWATLPEAGEADVRRAVDAAAQALDGEWGRTSGRDRRKLLLRIAEVITSKADELALIEAYDNGKLLREMRGQLDGLPDWYEFYAGLADKVRGATVPLSKPDFFGYTVKEPAGVCAAITAWNSPLLLLTWKLAPALAAGCTMVVKPSEHASASTLAFARVLEEADVPPGVVNVVTGGPETGRALVGHPSVAKVSFTGSVDIGSQVGQAAIADLKRVTLELGGKSPNIIFEDAPLADAVNGAIAGIFAATGQTCAAGSRVLVHKDIHDEFVAALVERAATIRLGDPLASDSEMGPVAFQAQLEKVQRYVEIATQDGAELLSGGRRPCSAELRDGLFIEPTVLGNVDNQMRIAREEVFGPVVAVIPFSNEEDAIRLANDSSYGLAAGVWTRSVGRAHRMAKALRAGTVWVNSYRTVSYEMPYGGFGASGIGRENGIEAIEAYLEDKAVWINTSDAAGRDPFRLG
- a CDS encoding integrase core domain-containing protein, whose protein sequence is MLLRLAYLTVTNAFAALRLLPVGDRDKDVEILALRHQITVLERQLGADRVKFAPEDRVFLAALLAPLPRRVLRRLRLLVRPDTVLRWHRDLMNRRRARTCRLKRPGRPPTVRSIRVLVLRLVRENPNWGYRRVHGELATLGIKVAASTVWEILKSEGIDPAPQRGSTTWAGFLRSQAETLLGCDFIETVPLTGQRQYILAVIEHANRRIRVLGTTAHPTAGWVGQAIKNLVMDLEDAGCRARYLIRDRDGKFPAIIDEVLADAGIQTVCCGVRIPRMNAIMERWVQSCRHELLDRTLIWNERHLRHALRQYEQFYNTHRAHQTMMQAAPLRAVPAPITDRGRIAHLDIRRRDRLGGVLHEYQHAA
- the ald gene encoding alanine dehydrogenase — its product is MKIGVPAEVKNHEYRVALTPAGAHELSSHGHDVFVQSGAGVGSAILDEDYLGAGAKILDTADDVWAEGDLILKVKEPVASEYDRMRDGQVLFTYLHLAASRPCTEALLEKNVTAIAYETVQTPDGRLPLLAPMSEVAGRLAPQVGAYHLMRSGGGRGILPGGVPGTQPAKVVVLGAGVSGMNATAIAVGLGAEVTLLDLDVDRLRAADEVYRGRVRTVTSNRFEVEKAVLDADLVIGAVLVPGAKAPTLVSNSLVSRMKPGAVLVDVSIDQGGCFEDSRPTTHADPTYRVHDTVFYCVANMPGAVPQTSTHALTNATLRHSVAIANKGWRKALQDDPALARGLNTYAGGLTNGLVANAHGLPHTELEEVLRPVTL
- a CDS encoding carbohydrate ABC transporter permease, which produces MTSRQSVAGQVIRVLFLTLWAVITLFPMYWITITSFKAPGAIFSYPLAYWPKEFSLENYIGLFQKAQFGTYILNSLTVSTAAAAAATLIAMLSGYVLARFEFRSKSAVLLAFLVTQMIPSFIALGPLYLLMVQLGLVDQKLGLVLIYIAVCIPVSTVMLRGFFANVPDALEEAALIDGCSRLKALFRVIVPVMKPGIIAAFIFNFVNCWNELFLSVTLMNSDENRTIPTALNAFITSFNIEWSSMAAAAVLTILPTMVLFAFASRYIVQGLTAGAVKG
- a CDS encoding enolase C-terminal domain-like protein; protein product: MAAEIRNAYVDFSTMTASIVAVESDVIRDARPVTGYGFSSPGRYAQGEIIRNRAIPRLMRAEAKALLDPETGDLDPVRANAIMFEGEKPGGHGDRSVAIGAVDAAMWDLAAKLRGQSLAQLFADRFGNGAVADSVWVYAAGGYYQPGSGPDALVAEMTSYLGQGFEHVKMKIGGAPLTEDAERIAAVVEAVGDGARVAVDANGRFDLDTALAYGEMLTPFGLLWYEEAGDPLDYALNAELARTYSGSLATGENLFSVQDSRNLIRYAGMRPDRDWLQMDPALSYGPTEFIRMVADAESNGWRRDRFIPHGGHQLNLALAAGLGLGGTECYPGVFQPVGGFLDSTPVNGGRVKVLDHPGIGVEEKSNLWAHFRDL
- a CDS encoding MFS transporter; this encodes MTQTLTQPSPPTADPSTLKRAVIAGVIGHFVEWYDYGVYAYVATTLAVVFFSSSNPTAALLAVFATFAVAFFARPLGGLFFGSLGDRIGRQRCLATVVVLMSLSTFAIGVLPTYTSVGVLAPVLLLTARLLQGFSAGGEIAGAASFINEYAPGNRRGLLSSLLPAASATGLLFGAVLMAVLTANLSKDGMNSWGWRVPFLIALPLGMIGLYLRLKIEDTPMFRALVSAAEADPAPLRSSVTGQFKWIAVAFGATLTYGVGFYVVMSYMPTYLKGVAHFDTGSMLAITSAALITHIVALPLWGALSDRVGRKPVLIGASVALVVVTYPAFLFIAQGGVAAAITGGATLGALIAAGAAPLFAYMAEMFPTRVRASSVSIGYNASVMIFGGTAPFIATYLIDRTGSQVAPSFYLVAAAAGAALTLALAPTSKSSHQDALRQS